A stretch of Rhodothermales bacterium DNA encodes these proteins:
- a CDS encoding GMC family oxidoreductase gives MHIDARTLEPGSLIEGDLCIVGAGAAGISLALEWANRAHRVILLEGGGFDYHPALQDLYRGEIAGEPYLPMETVRLHYFGGTTGHWAGWCSPMERSDFEARDWVPNSGWPITRSDLDPYYARAHPYLELGPYAYDTAHYEAEDPARRRLPFDPGMIWSKMWQFSPPTRFGTTYRDAIVASPNIHLYTYANATEIVANDPVRAVDFLRVKTIDGVEHRVRARQYVLACSSTQNARLLLASNAQASAGLGNDSDAVGRYFMEHIEMPGAQLVLNNADPLPLYGMDYTVRRPRAELAIGEEAQRRHGVLAGTCSLNPGVFGKEITSYFTRFRERLRREAGGEQVEATSVPPPPPPPSEEGRTYMLLSRAEQAANPNSRIVLSREVDALGMPRADLHWRFTEQDKRSIRVFYETLGHEFGRLGLGRVQLLDWLTEGSDTDWPDFLSAGRHHMGTTRMSDDPKRGVVDARCAVHGVANLHVAGASVFVTCGAPNPTLTLVALTLRLSDRLKTLLA, from the coding sequence ATGCACATCGACGCGAGAACGCTTGAACCGGGGTCCCTGATCGAAGGGGATTTGTGTATCGTAGGCGCCGGTGCCGCCGGCATCAGCCTGGCGCTGGAATGGGCGAATCGCGCCCACCGCGTCATCCTGCTTGAAGGGGGCGGGTTCGACTACCACCCGGCCTTGCAGGACCTCTACCGGGGCGAAATCGCCGGCGAGCCCTACCTCCCGATGGAAACCGTTCGCCTTCATTATTTCGGTGGGACGACGGGGCACTGGGCCGGCTGGTGCTCGCCGATGGAGCGGTCGGACTTCGAGGCACGGGACTGGGTGCCGAACAGCGGATGGCCCATCACGCGCTCCGATCTGGATCCCTACTACGCCCGCGCTCATCCGTACCTCGAACTCGGGCCTTACGCCTACGATACGGCCCACTACGAGGCCGAAGACCCCGCCCGTCGCCGGCTTCCGTTTGACCCTGGCATGATCTGGAGCAAGATGTGGCAGTTCAGTCCGCCGACCCGCTTCGGGACGACGTACCGTGACGCCATCGTGGCCTCGCCGAACATCCATCTCTATACCTATGCCAACGCCACGGAAATCGTCGCCAACGACCCTGTTCGCGCGGTAGACTTCCTCCGGGTAAAAACGATCGATGGGGTCGAGCACCGGGTGCGGGCGCGGCAGTACGTACTCGCCTGCAGCTCGACCCAGAATGCCAGGCTGTTGCTGGCGTCCAATGCTCAGGCCTCCGCCGGCCTGGGGAACGACAGCGATGCCGTGGGGCGGTACTTCATGGAGCACATCGAGATGCCCGGCGCGCAGCTCGTTCTGAATAACGCGGATCCGCTCCCGCTATACGGGATGGATTATACGGTTCGCCGGCCTCGCGCCGAACTGGCCATCGGGGAGGAGGCGCAGCGCCGGCACGGGGTGCTCGCCGGCACCTGCTCGCTGAACCCTGGCGTCTTCGGGAAGGAGATCACCAGTTATTTCACCCGTTTCCGCGAGCGGCTCCGCCGCGAGGCCGGCGGCGAGCAGGTAGAAGCCACGTCCGTCCCTCCCCCTCCGCCACCGCCCTCGGAGGAGGGCCGCACGTACATGCTCCTGTCGCGCGCCGAACAGGCCGCCAACCCGAACTCCCGCATCGTGCTCAGCCGGGAGGTTGACGCCCTGGGGATGCCGCGTGCGGACCTCCACTGGCGGTTTACCGAGCAGGATAAACGCTCCATCCGCGTCTTTTACGAGACCCTCGGCCACGAATTCGGCCGGCTGGGACTCGGGCGCGTGCAGCTGCTCGACTGGCTCACCGAGGGTAGCGATACGGATTGGCCCGACTTCCTGAGCGCCGGCCGGCACCACATGGGCACCACACGCATGAGTGACGACCCCAAACGCGGCGTCGTCGATGCGCGGTGCGCGGTCCACGGCGTCGCCAATCTCCACGTCGCCGGCGCCTCCGTCTTCGTCACCTGCGGCGCCCCGAACCCGACCCTGACGCTCGTCGCCCTCACCCTCCGCCTGTCCGATCGCCTGAAGACCCTCCTGGCGTGA
- the sucD gene encoding succinate--CoA ligase subunit alpha, with protein sequence MSILVDKNTRLIVQGFTGREGTFHAEQMLAYGTNVVGGITPGKGGQQHLGRPVFNTVAEAVEKEGANTTVIFVPPPFAADAIMEAADAGIKVIICITEGIPVRQMIPVYPYVKSKGAHLIGPNCPGVITPGQAKVGIMPAMIFKPGPIGVISRSGTLTYEAVDQLSREGLGQSTAVGIGGDPIIGTRHVDALVLFQADPQTEAVVLIGEIGGTAEEEAADYIKAHMTKPVFAFIAGRTAPAGRRMGHAGAIISGGKGTAADKFAALESAGAVIVLNPALIGETVKAHMKAA encoded by the coding sequence ATGAGCATCCTAGTCGATAAGAATACCCGCCTCATCGTGCAGGGCTTTACCGGCCGCGAGGGCACGTTTCACGCCGAGCAGATGCTGGCGTACGGCACAAACGTGGTAGGCGGCATCACGCCGGGCAAAGGGGGGCAGCAGCACCTCGGCCGGCCCGTGTTCAACACTGTCGCGGAAGCGGTTGAAAAGGAAGGCGCCAATACGACTGTCATCTTCGTACCCCCGCCCTTCGCGGCGGACGCGATCATGGAAGCGGCCGACGCCGGCATCAAGGTGATCATCTGTATCACCGAAGGCATCCCGGTCCGCCAGATGATCCCGGTGTATCCCTACGTCAAATCGAAAGGCGCGCACCTCATCGGCCCGAACTGTCCCGGCGTCATCACCCCGGGCCAGGCCAAGGTGGGCATCATGCCGGCGATGATTTTTAAACCCGGCCCCATTGGCGTGATCTCCCGTTCCGGCACGCTCACCTATGAAGCGGTCGACCAGCTCAGCCGCGAAGGCCTCGGGCAAAGCACGGCCGTCGGCATCGGTGGGGACCCGATCATCGGCACCCGCCACGTGGACGCCCTGGTGCTGTTCCAGGCGGATCCGCAGACGGAGGCGGTTGTGCTGATCGGTGAGATCGGCGGCACGGCGGAAGAAGAGGCGGCAGACTACATCAAGGCGCACATGACCAAACCGGTGTTTGCGTTTATCGCCGGTCGGACCGCCCCTGCCGGGCGCCGCATGGGCCACGCCGGCGCGATCATCTCGGGCGGCAAAGGCACGGCGGCCGATAAGTTCGCGGCGCTGGAAAGCGCCGGCGCCGTCATCGTTCTCAATCCCGCGCTCATCGGCGAGACCGTCAAAGCCCACATGAAGGCGGCCTGA
- a CDS encoding nucleotidyl transferase AbiEii/AbiGii toxin family protein translates to MGFPAGETDVLRDELHALSIRLKGRDVRLIIGGGYGLLLRQQHVAKQGAPTLRPIPAARSTEDIDLFLSTELIVDEERFSVLRDALAEQGYRPVERAKYYQFDRTVDYFGQSRTVKIDLLAPLPLTEDSRIKKDSRRISHRAVKGIHAHTAPEALTLEEHLLPVEISRGQEPATVFLPHPYTFLVLKLHAYKDRREDEAKDFGRHHAFDLYRILAMTTESEWEEATGIRDRYRHLAPIQEACRIVGEFFGGEITPGTIALRGGAQRGGAELLGRDLVEFLRDLQELFPPVGE, encoded by the coding sequence ATGGGCTTTCCTGCAGGGGAAACCGATGTGCTGCGAGACGAACTGCACGCGCTGAGCATCCGGCTCAAAGGCCGCGACGTGCGCCTTATCATCGGGGGAGGATATGGTCTATTGCTGCGTCAACAACACGTAGCGAAACAGGGAGCGCCCACGCTTCGGCCGATCCCCGCCGCACGATCGACGGAGGACATCGATCTGTTTTTGTCGACAGAGCTGATCGTTGACGAAGAGCGCTTCAGCGTATTGCGAGATGCGTTGGCGGAGCAGGGATACCGTCCCGTCGAGAGGGCAAAATATTATCAGTTTGACCGGACGGTTGATTACTTTGGGCAGAGCCGTACCGTAAAAATTGATCTGCTGGCTCCGCTACCCTTAACGGAGGATTCTCGGATAAAGAAGGATTCTCGCCGTATTAGCCATCGCGCCGTGAAGGGAATCCACGCACATACTGCACCGGAGGCATTGACGCTGGAGGAGCACCTGCTCCCCGTGGAAATATCTCGGGGCCAGGAGCCGGCGACCGTCTTTTTGCCACATCCGTATACGTTTCTGGTGCTCAAGCTCCACGCCTACAAGGATCGCCGAGAGGACGAGGCGAAAGATTTTGGTCGCCACCACGCCTTTGATCTTTATCGAATCCTGGCCATGACAACGGAGTCGGAATGGGAAGAAGCAACGGGAATTCGAGACCGATATCGGCACCTGGCACCCATACAAGAAGCGTGTCGCATCGTCGGAGAGTTTTTTGGGGGCGAGATAACACCGGGGACGATTGCCTTGCGGGGCGGAGCGCAAAGAGGTGGGGCCGAGTTACTTGGAAGGGACCTGGTGGAGTTCTTGCGAGATTTGCAGGAACTCTTCCCGCCAGTTGGTGAATAG
- the yihA gene encoding ribosome biogenesis GTP-binding protein YihA/YsxC has translation MTIRDVRFTRGAARWEHLADDGLPEVAFIGRSNVGKSSLLNMLTGRRALARTSGTPGKTQEFNYYLVDETLYFVDLPGLGYAKISQAERARWERFIVRYITEREPLRLVVQLIDCRHPPTSIDRDLMHLLKEHEIPTVIALTKADKLSSNQKAASLRGLKEVFTAIDYELPAVFTSATQPAGRDELLRWIGDLAGV, from the coding sequence ATGACCATACGAGACGTCCGCTTCACACGGGGCGCTGCGCGCTGGGAGCACCTGGCCGACGACGGCCTCCCGGAGGTGGCGTTTATCGGGCGCTCGAACGTGGGCAAAAGCTCCCTGTTGAATATGCTGACCGGCCGGCGCGCGCTGGCGCGTACGAGCGGCACACCGGGAAAAACGCAGGAATTTAACTACTACCTGGTCGATGAAACCCTGTATTTCGTCGACTTGCCCGGGCTCGGGTATGCCAAAATCTCGCAGGCGGAGCGCGCCCGGTGGGAACGCTTTATCGTCCGATACATCACCGAACGCGAGCCACTCCGGCTGGTGGTGCAACTCATCGATTGCCGACACCCGCCGACGTCGATCGACCGGGACCTCATGCACCTGCTGAAGGAGCACGAGATCCCCACGGTCATCGCGCTCACGAAGGCGGACAAGCTGTCCTCCAACCAGAAGGCGGCCAGCCTGCGCGGCCTCAAAGAAGTATTTACCGCCATCGACTACGAACTCCCCGCCGTCTTTACCTCCGCCACCCAACCCGCCGGCCGCGACGAATTGCTCCGCTGGATCGGCGACCTGGCGGGCGTCTGA
- the serA gene encoding phosphoglycerate dehydrogenase → MNVIITDAVAQACIDLLDAAEIRADIQLKKSPKELKTLLAHADGWIIRSGTTITADLIEAAHNLKVIGRAGVGVDNIDLDAATRRGILVINAPDGNTISTAEHTCAMLLSLARHIPQANASLTSGKWERKAFTGSELEEKTLGILGLGKIGRTVAARMLAFGMRVIGYDPVMSREAAERMGIILVSIDEVIEQSDFITVHTPLNDMTRGLLNAKSLARCKPGVRIVNCARGGIVDEMALLEALESGQVGGAALDVYSQEPPPAALERLVQHPNVVATPHISASTEEAQEKVARQVTEQVVLALQGKPVNSPVNGAAIRLAAQPEVQPFLVLATKLGRIAGQLMEGNIESLMVRCYGDVPHRYAEVISVAALSGLLGSLLTQPVNLINAPVLAESMGLRVEEQRAALHDSFTNLIEVVVGSGKRTRLVGGTVFDRNDPRLARVDDYDVEVRLEGRLLFYTNEDRPGMLAAVGGILADANINIGVLQLGRKGGRGTMALTAMSVDDDIPKSVLDKIAGLKGVLGVRLVHV, encoded by the coding sequence ATGAACGTGATTATCACCGATGCCGTCGCTCAGGCGTGCATCGATCTGCTTGACGCTGCCGAAATTCGCGCGGATATCCAGCTCAAAAAATCCCCCAAGGAACTCAAAACGCTCCTCGCGCATGCCGATGGGTGGATTATCCGCAGCGGAACGACGATCACGGCCGACCTCATCGAAGCCGCCCACAACCTGAAAGTGATCGGCCGGGCCGGCGTGGGGGTGGACAATATCGACCTCGACGCGGCCACCCGGCGCGGGATATTGGTCATCAATGCGCCCGACGGCAACACGATTTCCACGGCCGAGCATACCTGCGCCATGCTCCTCTCGCTCGCCCGGCACATCCCTCAGGCCAACGCTTCGCTAACGAGCGGCAAGTGGGAACGCAAGGCATTTACAGGGTCCGAACTGGAGGAGAAAACGCTTGGCATCCTCGGCCTCGGGAAGATCGGCCGGACCGTCGCTGCGCGCATGCTGGCGTTTGGGATGCGCGTCATCGGATACGACCCCGTCATGTCCCGCGAAGCGGCCGAGCGGATGGGGATCATCCTGGTGTCCATCGATGAGGTCATCGAGCAAAGCGACTTCATCACGGTCCACACGCCGCTGAACGACATGACCCGCGGGCTGCTCAATGCAAAATCGCTCGCGCGGTGCAAGCCGGGCGTCCGGATCGTGAACTGTGCGCGCGGCGGTATCGTGGACGAGATGGCGCTGCTGGAAGCACTGGAAAGCGGCCAGGTGGGCGGCGCGGCGCTCGACGTCTACTCGCAGGAACCCCCGCCGGCCGCGCTCGAACGCCTCGTGCAACACCCCAACGTGGTCGCCACGCCCCACATCTCCGCTTCCACGGAAGAGGCGCAGGAAAAGGTCGCCCGCCAGGTCACCGAGCAGGTTGTGCTTGCCCTCCAGGGCAAACCGGTGAACTCGCCCGTGAACGGCGCCGCCATCCGCCTCGCCGCGCAGCCCGAAGTCCAGCCCTTCCTGGTGCTGGCGACGAAGCTGGGTCGGATTGCCGGCCAGCTCATGGAAGGCAACATCGAGTCCCTCATGGTCCGCTGCTACGGCGATGTGCCCCATCGCTACGCCGAGGTTATTTCCGTGGCGGCCCTCAGCGGCCTTCTGGGTTCGTTGCTCACGCAGCCGGTAAACCTCATCAACGCCCCCGTCCTGGCCGAGTCGATGGGCCTCCGGGTCGAAGAACAGCGCGCGGCCTTGCACGACAGCTTTACCAATCTCATTGAGGTCGTCGTAGGATCCGGCAAACGCACACGCCTCGTTGGCGGGACGGTGTTCGATCGGAACGACCCGCGCCTCGCGCGCGTGGATGATTATGATGTGGAGGTCCGCCTCGAAGGCCGGCTCCTGTTCTACACAAACGAAGACCGCCCCGGCATGCTCGCCGCCGTCGGTGGGATCCTGGCGGACGCCAATATCAACATCGGGGTGCTCCAACTGGGCCGGAAGGGCGGTCGCGGCACGATGGCCCTCACGGCGATGAGTGTGGACGACGATATCCCGAAATCCGTGCTCGACAAGATCGCCGGCCTCAAAGGGGTGCTGGGCGTGAGGTTGGTGCACGTCTAA